The Canis lupus dingo isolate Sandy chromosome 34, ASM325472v2, whole genome shotgun sequence genome contains the following window.
AAGGATATCACGGAGGAGATCATGTCTGGGGCCCGCACCGCCTCcacacccacccctccccaggtATTGTCTGATCTTTGAGCGAGGCTCTTGCCTAGGATGGCTGTTCTGACCTGAGTTCCCACGTTCTTTGATCTTCTCTTTCAATGAAAGGATTTATTTCCCTGTTTTCCGTGGATTTTTAGGCAGAGTGAAAGTAGAAATGGCTCTAATAGAGAAGGGTTGTGGGCCTCTTCAGGGCAAACTTTGGTAACCCTTTGTGTCCTGCAGACGGGAGGTGGTCTGGAGCCTCAAGCTAATGGGGAGACACCCCAGGTTGCTGTTGTTGTCCGGCCAGGTAGGTAAGCAGGTGGGGCAGAGCTTTTATGGGGAAAAGGAGTGTGACTATTTCAAATGCTAAGGAGGTAGAGTAACTTGACCTGGGTGCCAGAGAAGAATGACTTGGGTTTTAGGTAGTGGGATTTTGCAAGTGGGCCAGATTTGGGGTGAGAAGGGGAAAGGCCTTAGGTAGGAGAATGTTGCAGGGGTATTAGGCTGGGAATGTCTTGGCtggcaggaggaggaaaaaagtagTGACCTGCCTTTAATGATTTGTCTTTCCTGTGGTGTAGATGACCGGTCCCAGGGAGCAATCATTGGGAGCCGGCCGGGGTTGCCTGGCCCAGAACACAGCCCTTCAGAATCCCAGCCTTCATCACCTTGTCCGACCCCATCACCACCCCCAATCTTGGAACCGGGGTCTGAGCCTAATCTCGCAGTCCTCTCCATTCCTGGGGACACTGTGACAACGGGGATGATCCAAATGTCTGTAGAAGAATCCACCCTCATGCCCCGTGAAACTGGGGAGCCATATTGCCTCTCTCCAGAACCCACTCCCCTCGCTGAACCCATACTGGAAGTAGAAGTGACACTTAGCAAACCGATTCCAGAATCTGAGTTCTCTTCCAGTCCTCTCCAGGTTCCCACTCCCTCTGCATCTCACAAAGAGGAAATTCTTCCTGAACCTAATGGCATGGTCCCATCTGAGGATCTGGAACCAGAGGTGGAGTCGAGCCCAGAGcttgctcctctccctcccccagcttgtccTTCCGAATCCCCCACGCCCATTGCTCCAACTGCCCAACCTGAGGAACTGCTCAACGGAGCCCCCTCGCCACCAGCTGTGGACTTAAGCCCAGTCAGTGAGCCAAAGGAGCAGGCCAAGGAGGTTACAGCATCAGTGGCTCCCCCCACCGTCCTCTCTGCCACTCCAGCTATGGCTCCTCCAGCTACTTCCCCAGCtcaggaggaggaaatggaggaagaggaagaagaggaggaagaaggagaagctggagatgctgaggctcagaagggaggagaggaactTCTCCCCCCAGAGAGCACCCCTGTTGCAGCCCACCTGTCTCAGAATTTAGAGGCAGCAGCTACCACCCAAGGTAAGGTGTGGCTGGATGGTGCAAGTGGGTTGGGCTgaaaggtgttttttgttttttgttttttctttcttttcattgatGATCTCTCAATTGTGTGGCACTGTGTCTGGGTCATAGAAACCCTTTGATGAACCTAAGAGATAAAATTCCAAGATTAAGGGATTTTAATAGTCTGGGGTGGGTATGATGGAAAGATGAAATACTGTGGAGTAGCTGCTGCTTTTTATTTCCCCAGGGAGTAGGGGTACTCCATAAATTattcccactttttttcttttttttaacctcccaAATAGTGGCGGTGTCTGTGCCAAAGAAGAGACGGAAAATTAAGGAGCTCAATAAGAAGGAGGCTGTGGGAGACCTTCTAGATGCCTTCAAGGAGGTAAAGGAGCAGAAAGTAATGGAGGGGAGAGGACAGAGTTTGGGTATGAACACTAGTCATACTGCAACCAAAATGAAATATCCTACGTGTCCTACGTGTGACCTACAGGTGAGCCCAGGAGTACCAGAAGTGGAAAATCAGCCTCCTGTTGGCACCAGTCCTGGCCCGGAGCCTGAGGGCAGCAGTGGACCGCCGAGGCCTGAGGAAGCAGACGAGACCTGGGATTCAAAGGAAGACAAAATTCACAATGCTGAGAACATCCAGCCCGGGGAACAGAAGTATGAGTATAAGTCAGGTATGCTGAAGGAAGGGCTGAGCAGGGTTGGGTATTCTTGCCAGGGCCCCGGGAGACAAAGGTATGATTCGCTCATCTCGTCTTCCTCGTAGATCAGTGGAAGCCTCTAAACCTTGAGGAGAAAAAGCGTTATGACCGTGAGTTCCTGCTTGGCTTTCAGTTCATCTTTGCCAGTATGCAGAAGCCGGAGGGATTGCCCCATATCAGTGATGTGGTGTTGGATAAGGTTGGTAGGCTTGAGGGGGAGGAGTCATTTGGGGCTGGCTGGCTAGGGGAGGAGCCTGAGGTCCTGAAAGAGTAGTCAAGAGCCCTAGTCTGTTTCTCATGCCTTCCCTGTCTTCTTTGCAGGCCAATAAAACACCACTGCGGCCACTGGATCCCACGAAACTTCAAGGCATAAATTGTGGTCCAGACTTCATCCCTTCCTTTGCCAACGTTGGCCGACCAGCCCTTAGCAACCGTGGGCCCCCAAGGGGTGGGCCAGGTGGGGAGCTGCCCCGAGGGCCGGTGAGTGGGACTGGTGAGAGGGGCGGATGGTCAAGGGTAGTTGGGGGATGGCTCCTTTGTCTTTTGGGGAGAAGGAGGATATTTGCCTTAGTGATGTGTGGTGGCGGTGTCACAGATTGTGCTGACTAGCTCTGTGTCTTCACTCGTCCTCACTCCTTGCTTAGCAGGCTGGTCTGGGACCCCGGCGCTCTCAGCAAGGCCCCCGAAAGGAACCCCGCAAGATCATTGCCACAGTGTTAATGACTGAAGATATAAAGTTGAACAAAGCAGAGAAAGCCTGGAAGCCCAGCAGCAAGCGGACAGCCGCTGATAAGGATCGAGGGGAAGAGGATGCTGATGGCAGCAAAACCCAGGTAATGATCAGTGTTGTTTTTGCTCTCCATGTCTTCTCTTCAAAGTCTGTCCTCTGAGCCAATTTTGTCCTCTTCATTTCTGTCTTCCTTATCACCAGTATCTGAGTCCTTACCATTCTCTCATCCCTCCCAGCGACCTCTTCTGAGAACCTCACTGGATTGTGTCTTCTCTGTTCCCTCTACCAGGACCTGTTCCGCAGGGTGCGCTCCATCCTGAATAAGCTGACACCCCAGATGTTCCAGCAGCTGATGAAGCAGGTGACGCAGCTGGCCATTGACACCGAGGAACGCCTCAAAGGGGTCATTGACCTCATCTTCGAGAAGGCCATTTCAGAGCCCAACTTCTCTGTGGCCTATGCCAACATGTGCCGCTGCCTCATGGCGGTTAGTTTCCATTGTTACTAAACATTGTGGTCTAGTTTCCTACTTCTCTTCCTAAGACTCCTTGAGTCCAGCTTCTTGGTTCTCTTCCAGCCTGCGCTGTTAATGGCAGCCAGGCGGTGGCAGAGTGGGAGCTGAGGATCTTCCTGGGTTAGATAGCTAAAGACTTTTGGAGGGCCTACCTGCTCAGGACTAACGTGATACTCTCTTTGACATACAGCTGAAAGTGCCCACTACAGAAAAGCCAACGGTGACTGTGAACTTCCGAAAACTGTTGTTGAATCGATGTCAGAAAGAgtttgaaaaagacaaagatgatgATGAGGTTTTTGAGAAGAAGCAAAAAGAGATGGATGAAGCTGCCACGGTGAGAGAAAACCCACCAACCCCACAGTCCACCCAGATGCTACTTTGCTATAGAATAGGGGGTGGGGAAGTAAATGGAAGTTGGGGGTGATGGTGTTTTGGGGATTTTCTCTGCCTTAAGACAGGAATACTTGCTGCTGGGGTTAGGAATCTAGATAGTGGAGAGAAGGATTTTAGCCCAGTGGCTAGGTAcctttttgatggatttttgtcctATAACTGTCAGGCAGAGGAACGAGGACGCTTGAAGGAAGAGTTGGAAGAGGCTCGAGACATAGCCCGGCGGCGCTCTTTAGGGAATATCAAGTTTATTGGGGAGTTGTTTAAGTTGAAGATGTTAACAGAGGCTATAATGCATGACTGTGTGGTTAAACTACTTAAGAATCATGATGAAGAGTCCCTTGAATGCCTTTGTCGTCTGCTCACTACCATTGGCAAAGATCTGGACTTTGAAAAAGCCAAGGTGAGGGTCTTGGGTTGGGGAATGGGACAGGCTGAAGTGCCAAGTGCCTGGGGCTTGCTGTCCACTGACAGACTCCTTGTTGGGCTGCCGGGTGTGAGTCATCGAGCTACAGTGATGGACCTGAGGGTCTAAAGAGGGGCCGGGCCTACAGTTGAAGGTAAGGTGTCACAAGCTCCTGACCTGATCCTTTTGCTTCTTCCTAGCCCCGAATGGATCAGTATTTCAACCAGATGGaaaaaatcattaaggaaaaGAAGACTTCATCCCGAATCCGCTTTATGCTGCAAGACGTGCTGGATCTGCGACGGGTGTGTGTCCTCTCCTTCTCACTGCTGGTCTGCTGCCTGTATGCGTATCCAACATTGCTTGGTCTGGCCCTCTGATATGATTATCTTGTGACTGGCATTCTGTCCCCACAGAGCAATTGGGTGCCACGCCGTGGGGACCAGGGTCCCAAGACCATTGACCAGATCCACAAGGAGGCTGAGATGGAGGAGCACTGGGAGCACGTAAAAGTGCAGCAGCTAATGGCCAAGGGCAGTGACAAGCGTCGGGGTGGCCCTCCAGGCCCACCCATTAGTGAGTTTGGGACTCCGGTTACGAGGGGGCAGAGTGAGGGGTTAAACTTTCCACTGATGACTTCTTGTTAGTGCCACGTGTCTGGGCCACTGAGACCACATGATGGAACTGAGGATCTGAGGAAGGGGGTCTGGGGGTAGCCCCAGGTGATCGGGGGGCTAGGAGTTACTCATTATTGTAATATACTCTTTGTCCCAGGTCGTGGCCTCCCACTTGTGGATGATGGTGGCTGGAACACAGTCCCCATCAGCAAGGGCAGCCGCCCTATCGACACCTCACGACTCACCAAGATCACGAAGGTAGGGGGGCGTATTGGAGGGTGTCACTACCTAGTGGTAGTGGTCATTGGAGGGAAAAGAGGGATCAGTTGGCATTGAACATAGATTTGGATCTTCATCTCCTTACTTCTGAGGTTGAAAAGGTGATGGCTTTCCTCTTGGACTAACTGGTTAGACTCCTAGAGACAGGACTGCCAGCTCAAGAAGATGTATTCACATCTGTCTGGGCCAGCAAACTCGCACAGCAGATCTGTCCCATTCCTTCTCTACATTCCACAGCTAAGAAGCGGCTTTTACAGTTTtaacagttgaaaaaaataaaatggatgattTGAGTAATGAAATTACtcaaaatgtaaatttcagcatgcataattttattagaaaacatGACCAAATTCATTCCCCTTAAGTATTGCGAGTGACTGTTTTTGTGCTACAGTGGCCATGTGGAATGGTTGAAATAGAAACTATATGATATGCAAAGCCTTaagtatttactatttggcctttTAGAGGAAAAGTTTGCCTGGCTCCTGGTCTATGCCATTTGCTACTGTGTAGCTATGGGCTTTGGCCAGATCAGACTGATGCTCCACTCCACTCCCGTTTCCTTCCACAGCCTGGCTCCATTGATTCTAACAACCAGCTCTTTGCACCTGGAGGGCGATTGAGCTGGGGCAAGGGCAGCAGTGGAGGCTCAGGAGCCAAGCCCTCTGATGCAGGTACTTGAGGCCATCGTAAGGAGCTGGGGGCCTAGGAATCCTCTTATTTGAGGGCAGAGCCTTATTTGTAGGAGAGGCTTTTGTATAAAGTGGTTGGGTAATAACAGGAGGCTTATGCTTGGGACGAGGGGGACTGAATGAACTGTGTTCATGTTGGGAGTAGGACCAAGTGTCCTAAACTGGCGAGTAGGAGATGGAATGGAAGAAAGTAGGAAGAGATTTTGATGTGGGCTTTCTGCCTCCCCAGCATCAGAAGCTGCTCGTCCAGCTACTAGTACCTTGAACCGCTTCTCAGCCCTTCAACAAGCAGTACCTACAGAAAGCACAGACAGCAGACGTGTGGTACAGAGGTGAGGCTTCCCCTGCGAGTGTCTTTGTTTTTCACGTGGGGAGTACTGGGATTGGGCTTTGGTGGTTGCCATAGGAATCCTCACATCTGTAATGCTCATAGTCCATGGCTAGATGGGGGCACATTCCAGATTCCAGGAACTATGCCTGATGATTGCTGAGCTTGTTGGAAAGTTCTACAGGAGAGTGCCTAGGCAGTACAGGTGAGAGGTGACATGCCTGTTTTTTCTCCAGGAGTAGTTTGAGTCGGGAAAGAGGTGAGAAAGCTGGGGACCGGGGAGACCGCCTAGAGCGGAGTGAACGGGGAGGTGACCGTGGGGACCGCCTCGATCGCTCTCGGACACCTGCCACCAAGCGGAGCTTCAGCAAGGAAGTGGAGGAGCGAAGTAGAGAGCGGCCCTCCCAGCCTGAGGGACTGCGCAAGGCAGCTAGCCTCACAGAGGATCGGGACCGTGGGCGGGATGCCGGTAAGGGAccgggagaggaagggaaaggtaaGGTGTGGGTTTGGGACTAGCCAGCCTCCAGTCTTCAGAGCTCCAGGTCTTTCTTGCTAGGAAAATTGGAACTGAAGAGTCTCTGATCTGTTTCTCCCCCCTTCAGTGAAGCGAGAAGCCACCCTGCCCCCAGTGAGTCCCCCGAAAGCTGCGCTTTCTGAGGAAGAGCTGGAGAAGAAATCCAAGGCCATCATTGAGGAATATCTCCATCTCAATGATATGAAGGTAGGCAGTGGGAGGTGTCTCAGTGACAGCAGGGTGGCCAGGGAGGGACATGTGCTGACATGCATGGAGTGTGGGGTTAGGACCAGACAGTGactgccctctccctcctgcccacacTCCTGCAGGAGGCAGTGCAGTGTGTACAGGAGCTGGCCTCACCCTCCCTGCTCTTCATCTTTGTGCGACATGGCATTGAGTCAACACTGGAGCGCAGCACCATTGCTCGTGAGCATATGGGGCGGCTGCTGCACCAGCTGCTCTCTGCTGGGCACCTCTCCACTGCTCAGTACTACCAAGGGTATGTCTTCTGAGGGCCTTCTACTTTTACATCCCACAGACTTCCTTTCTTTGTGTAGGATCTGTGGAACCTTGGATGAGAGTATAGCCATCCCGGTTAGCATTACTTTTGGCAGGGGTAGAGTGTACCATGTAAGGACAAAAGTGTGGCCTTGGCTTGAGATAATTGCCCCATGTCTAGGAAGTGTTCTTGAGGGTCTCCACAGTGGATCCTTTAACAATGTCATCTTGCCCCAGAGGGATGGTGGGGGTCCAGCTTACCTTTCCTAGAATGTatgatttctttctccttaaaagatttatttttatttgagagggagggagggcaggcaggcaAGTGGAAGGAGGGGTAGAAGGGGAgagaaacctcaagcagactccccactgagcatggagctagacagggctcaatcccaggaccccaagatcatgacctgagctgattaCCGAGAATCAGATATTctgctgactgagctacccaggtgcccctagaatgcCCTGACTTTGAATTCCATTTGCAGGCTGTATGAAATCTTAGAATTGGCTGAAGACATGGAAATTGACATCCCCCACGTGTGGCTCTACCTAGCAGAACTCATAACGCCCATTCTGCAGGAAGGTGGGGTACCTATGGGGGAGCTGTTCAGGTAAGCCCCCTTTGGGGATTCAGGGGAGGTAAAGACAAGAAGAAAGCTGGGGAGGGGGAGTACATATGGCAGGTTCAATGCCTGGATttggggagggatggggcagTGTACTGACTGAGTGAGCCATTAACActctgtaatttcctttttttctctataggGAGATTACAAAACCTCTGAGACCCCTGGGCAAAGCTGCTTCTCTGTTGCTGGAGATCCTGGGGCTCCTATGCAAAAGTATGGTAAGTAAGAGCCTTTTGGGGGTGATGTGTAGAGACTTCTCTTCCGACCATGCTCTTTTGGCCAGTTGCTGTGACCCTGATGGCTCATGGTCCTTTGGTGGGATGGGGTTAATGGCGAGGGTGGTGCTGTGTTGGTACCTGAGAAAGGAAATGTCGAGGCTGGCGCTGGCACTCTCAGACCAGTTCCTGTCATGAGTTCTGGCTAAGACTGGAGGACAGTGACAGTCTGAGACCCTAAGCCCTTGATTGATTCTTTGATTcaatcaatcattcattcaactaacatttttttttaaacatgtaccAACCACATAGTAGGCACTGGGGATAGCACATTGAATAAAACACAGTTAGGAAACTGGCTGGAAGAGAAAAGTAAGAAATGACAGCTTAATAAAAACAGTGTGAAGCAAAGCGTGAAATAAAATAGTAGAAATGGAGTGCCTTGAGTACTGTGAGGTTGCAAAGGAGTTTCTCTTTGGTAATAATGTTCATGACAAAGCTTCCCAGAAAGTTGCTGAAACTGCTTTGTAAAAGTTAAGTGGTATCTAGCAAATGTCATAGCAGAGAGACCGGAAAGGCCAGTGGGCGGGGCACTCTGTGGCAGTGAGAGCTGGGAAGAGCACTTTATAGAGTATAGTAGCTGCCCCCAGGATCTGGGCCCTGGACAATGAGTGGAAAAGAATTGCTATTTCAGTGTTCTGTTAATCCTTTTAGGTAGAAACCTGTGTTAGGATAGTCTGtatttgaaaaaagagagaggcatgTTGAACTAGTgtgtatttcattgaatctgtggTACAGCAGGTTGTGGGATATGTTATTGCTACCCTGTTAGTAAAGAAAAGACATGATCATTTGCTTAAATGTAATATATCAACTGTGAGAGGACTTCGTTTTAGTGGCCTCAGaatgagcatttttaaaatttgtgaagtATGGTAGTCTTATTAAGGATTAATGTCATTCTGAATATTTGTTATTATACACATagaactttaagattttatttatttggtagatctagagaggcagaggcagaagctcctgagcagggagcccgatggcaGGACTTgttcctaggaccctgagatcatgatgagcTGAGCCTAgggcggacacttaactgactgagccacccaggcacccctgaatatCTGTTATTATAGAGTAATGCCTCTGGAATCTCTTGTCCCTTCACAGAAAATGGGCTCAGACTGTTTGTGAGGATTTCTGATTTGCCTTGGGGTTGTGTGGGGGGATTTATCTGCTGCTTAAATTTTTTGGACTTGGTAACCAAAAAGGCTTATTATTTGTGAGATGTCCTGTCTCATGAACATTTGTTATAGCTTGGAATAATGAAAAACTAAGCTATTCTAGAAAAAGAAGTGTAGAGGAGTGTGGAAGGCTTAAGTTGAGGTATTTGGATTTGGTGTTTTACCTTTCTCAGTAAAGGTAATCCTGTGAAAGCTAATTGACCTCTTCTCTAGAGGCTCTTAGGCTATTCCTCCTTGCCCTTGCCATTTCCTAGCACTGTGGTAGGTGATTTCTTGTGTCTTTGAGTGATTATTGGCTGATATCTGTATCTGGTACTAGCCTGTAGGCATGGATAGATGGTGTCTTTTCGGTACTTCTGTAACATCCTGAAGCCCCTAGTGGGCACATAGTGACCttgtagtaaatatttgttgggtgacATTTGCAGAGCTAGGTCTTGGAGGGAGAGAAGGTTGCTAAATTGTTCTTGTATTTTCTAGGGTCCCAAAAAGGTGGGGATGATGTGGCGAGAGGCTGGACTCAGCTGGAAGGAATTCCTACCTGAAGGCCAGGATGTCAGTGCATTCGTCGCTGATCAGGTTTGCGGCTAGAGTTAGATTAATTCTAGCATTTGGGACTGgccattcttcttcctcttgcttCAGCACACTTACGTGGTACACTTAACCTCCTGACTGTGGGTCTTATTTAGAAGGTGGAGTATACCTTGGGTGAGGAGTCAGAAGCCCCTGGCCAAAGGATGCTCTCCTCCGAGGAGCTGAACAGACAGTTGGAGAAGCTGCTGAAGGAGGGCAGCAGTAACCAGCGGGTGTTTGACTGGATAGAGGTATGTTTCTCCTGGGTATTGGGAGAGACGAATAAAGGAGAGGCAGTTCTTGGTGTGCGGGTAGGGGCATAGTTCTGAACTCTAGGGccatttgtttctcttctgcaCAGGCCAACCTGAGTGAGCAGCAGGTAGCATCCAACACACTAGTTCGAGCCCTCATGACAACTGTCTGCTATTCTGCAATTATCTGTAAGAGGAGCCAGGGAGATGGTGGGGCAAGGGTGGGCCCAGTGGacaaatggagggagggaagttTTAGTCTTTGCCTCCTAGTTATGGACCAGGGTGAGGGTGCATTAGTCCACTTAACTCTGTCTTCCTCCCTGTAGTTGAGACGCCCCTCCGAGTGGATGTTGCGGTGCTGAAAGCTCGAGCGAAACTGCTACAGAAATACCTGTGTGATGAGCAGAAGGAGCTGCAGGCACTCTATGCCCTCCAGGCCCTTGTAGTGACCTTAGAACAGCCTGCCAGTAAGAATCAGGCTGCAGGGCGTGTGGGTGGTTGCATAGCCTGAGAGCAGGGGGCAGTTGTGGAAAAGGTCTCAACCCAAGAAAGGGGGGTGGTCCCCAGAGAGCAAAACATCCTGGTGGTTTATTTGCTTTCCCCTGCactgtttgtttccttgcttacAAGTGAAAGGAGTTAAGACTCAGCTTTGAAGGTTAATTGACTGCCCTTTTTGTGCCTAGCCAGCTATTAGATGCCTTGAGCATGGAGGTGAAAAGTgatacagccttttttttttttttaaatttctgagagCGAGCAagccaggggaagggacagagggagagggagaggcaagctccctgctgagcagggaggccggcacggggcttgatcccaggaccctgggatcatgacttaactgagggcagatgcttaaccgactgagccacccaggtgccctgcaataataatttctttcttttttttaaagttattttttgagttctctatttttaagattttgttcatttatgagagacagagagagaggcagagacacaggcagagggagaagcaggctccatgcagggagcctgatgtgggaatcaatcccgggtccccaggatcaggccctgggctgaaggtggcgctaaaccgctgagctacccgggctgcccgcaatAATGATTTCTAAGTACCGAATGCTCTTGCAGTCTGGCAGGGGGCTGAgaggtttttctttccttcatttaattctcacaactgtTGTTTAAGGTAGATGCTGTTACCCCTTTTCCATATTGTGAGACTGAGGCTTAGTTAACATGCCTGAGATTATGCATTTGGCAAATAGGTATGTGCTAAGACACTGGGACATTGGCAGTGATTAAGTTGAACACAGGTCTTGTGTTGGCATGGAGTCTAACAACACAGTGGTGATGAGTGTTAGAACATGGGTCCTGTGGGGTGCTCTCTGGGGACACCTAGTGTAAGGGATAATGAGTGGGAATTGAAAATGGCAGCCAAATGACAAATGGGAGGGGGATACTTGAAGAAACTGTGTGTGTAAAggaaggccctgaggcagaaaggaCTTGACACAAGGTAAAAGAATTGCTCAGGGAGGCCAGTGTGGTTGAGCATAGCAGCCAGTTGTGTGTGAGGAAAGATGGGCCTGGAGAGATGGACATGGGGCCAGGTCATGCGGGGCTGTCTGAGCTGTGGGATGAGTTTTAGCCTTCAGCTTAAGGACAGGAGAAAGCTTTGTGGGATTTTAGTTTTTCGCTCATTCTGGCCATTTAGTAGGACGAGTGGTTTGAAATGGGATGAATGTAAACATGGTAAGAGCGGCAAATTAGAAGCGGGTTGTGTTGCTGGTGGCTCAAACTTGCTGGTAGCAGTGGAGCTAGGAAGGGTGTACTTACAGTTAAAATGTAACACTGGGGTCAGAGAAAGAGGTGATGAGAGAGGGATGACTTTCAGGATGCTTTTAGCAGGTGAGGTGATAGTGTGGTACCATTTACCCTATGGGGTTAGGAACACTGGATCAAGTCCAGTTTGGTCATACTGAGTTTTGTGGTCCCTGGTCCAGGTAATCAGAGATGTCAGGTGACAGCTGGGTATTGGAATtcatttggaaaggaagaggtcAGGGTTGGCAGCTGATCTGTGAGAAGCTGGCACAGAGTAACACATGTGCAAGTTACCAGAGGATATAGATTGCCTGAGACAAAGTGATGAGATCCTAGGATAGAACATTGAGGGAAGTGAAGGACCCACAGGTAGGGATCAGAGGAAGACGGCGCTTTGAACAAAGGACAGTAATTTTAGGAGCGGGAAGTGGTCAATGATGGTAGATGCTGCTTGAGAGTTCATAGGAACAGACCTGAACATTTTAGGGCCTTTGGAGTGTAAACACACGGAGGCCACTCTGGTATAAATAGTATTTGGTAGAGCAGAGGGTAATCTGGATTGGAAAGGACTGAGTAATACTTGactgagacaggaagaaaggaaaatagctaAGTGTAGACAAGGTCTTTGGATTTAGATAATCTTTTGTccaaagacaaaaatcttttGTTCGAGTGTAAGAGATAATGGTTGTAAAGGAGGCCCATTGTGTTTAGATGGGATAAACTTGGGCTTGAAAATATAGGGCAGACTGGATAATTGATTATGTAGGATCCCCAGGGTAGGTGTGCATGGGATTTGGAACACAAGTTTGGGATAAATGCTCTGCTGCTGTAGGGTGGGTCTGGAGAGCAGTGGTTGTGAATTTGAATGTGTGTACCCTGAGAAACATCCTGGCTTGCACTTTCTCATAGATGGCTGTCAGTGTTTCATCTAGGCCTAGATTCCAGAAATTATATTCACAACTTGGCGTCCCTTTGCTTTTGGAAAGATTATAAAAGTGTGGGCTTTGGGATAGGTTGTGTTCAGGGCTTATAGGACAAGTGCTTGGGAAGACTTAATTAGTAGCCAGGTTGGGGAGAAAGAGGGTCAGAGCAAGGGGTGCTGGAGTTGAGCCTAAAGAAATTCACTGGGAAGGTGACAAGAGAAAGGATGTTCCTGGGAAAGAATGCAGCACATTTAAGTGTCAAGGCCAGAGAGGGTATGTATGTTCAGGAGATGTGTGGAAAGTGAGAAGAAATTGGGATCCATAGTTTTCCAGGGTCTTTGATGGGGGCTGTTGAATGTTCCAGGATACAAACCCTTGACTTTGGTGAGTGATAGTTCTGGGACTTAACATCATTCCCAAAATGAGGAGTACCAATTCTTTGTAtagtttttcttaatatattgtgAGTGAAGCTGCTGAGGTGAATCTTGGACAGGTTTTAAGGTTTTGCTGTCACTTGTTACTATGCACTAGTCTCTTGGATCATGAAATTAACATCTTGTTCTAGAGACCCACCTAGTCACTCTGGAATGGTCAGACACAGATATCAGGATGGTGGGTCAGGCCCTTGTTCGAACAGTGGAGCCCAGGAGTGGAATGGGGTGGCTGTGGGCAGCACAACTCTTAACTGCTGTTTTCCTGCCTGCTTGCAGACCTGCTTCGGATGTTCTTTGATGCGCTGTATGACGAGGATGTGGTGAAAGAGGATGCCTTCTACAGCTGGGAGAGTAGCAAGGACCCTGCTGAGCAACAGGGCAAGGGCGTGGCCCTTAAATCTGTCACAGCCTTCTTCAAGTGGCTTCgtgaggcggaggaggaggagtctG
Protein-coding sequences here:
- the EIF4G1 gene encoding eukaryotic translation initiation factor 4 gamma 1 isoform X10, producing MNTPSQPRQGGFRSLQHFYPSRAQPPSSAATRVQSAAPARPGPAAHVYPAGSQVMMIPSQISYSASQGAYYIPGQGRSTYVVPTQQYPVQPGAPGFYPSASPTEFGTYAGAYYPAQGVQQFPTGVAPASVLMNQPPQIAPKRERKTIRIRDPNQGGKDITEEIMSGARTASTPTPPQTGGGLEPQANGETPQVAVVVRPDDRSQGAIIGSRPGLPGPEHSPSESQPSSPCPTPSPPPILEPGSEPNLAVLSIPGDTVTTGMIQMSVEESTLMPRETGEPYCLSPEPTPLAEPILEVEVTLSKPIPESEFSSSPLQVPTPSASHKEEILPEPNGMVPSEDLEPEVESSPELAPLPPPACPSESPTPIAPTAQPEELLNGAPSPPAVDLSPVSEPKEQAKEVTASVAPPTVLSATPAMAPPATSPAQEEEMEEEEEEEEEGEAGDAEAQKGGEELLPPESTPVAAHLSQNLEAAATTQVAVSVPKKRRKIKELNKKEAVGDLLDAFKEVSPGVPEVENQPPVGTSPGPEPEGSSGPPRPEEADETWDSKEDKIHNAENIQPGEQKYEYKSDQWKPLNLEEKKRYDREFLLGFQFIFASMQKPEGLPHISDVVLDKANKTPLRPLDPTKLQGINCGPDFIPSFANVGRPALSNRGPPRGGPGGELPRGPQAGLGPRRSQQGPRKEPRKIIATVLMTEDIKLNKAEKAWKPSSKRTAADKDRGEEDADGSKTQDLFRRVRSILNKLTPQMFQQLMKQVTQLAIDTEERLKGVIDLIFEKAISEPNFSVAYANMCRCLMALKVPTTEKPTVTVNFRKLLLNRCQKEFEKDKDDDEVFEKKQKEMDEAATAEERGRLKEELEEARDIARRRSLGNIKFIGELFKLKMLTEAIMHDCVVKLLKNHDEESLECLCRLLTTIGKDLDFEKAKPRMDQYFNQMEKIIKEKKTSSRIRFMLQDVLDLRRSNWVPRRGDQGPKTIDQIHKEAEMEEHWEHVKVQQLMAKGSDKRRGGPPGPPISRGLPLVDDGGWNTVPISKGSRPIDTSRLTKITKPGSIDSNNQLFAPGGRLSWGKGSSGGSGAKPSDAASEAARPATSTLNRFSALQQAVPTESTDSRRVVQRSSLSRERGEKAGDRGDRLERSERGGDRGDRLDRSRTPATKRSFSKEVEERSRERPSQPEGLRKAASLTEDRDRGRDAGKGPGEEGKVKREATLPPVSPPKAALSEEELEKKSKAIIEEYLHLNDMKEAVQCVQELASPSLLFIFVRHGIESTLERSTIAREHMGRLLHQLLSAGHLSTAQYYQGLYEILELAEDMEIDIPHVWLYLAELITPILQEGGVPMGELFREITKPLRPLGKAASLLLEILGLLCKSMGPKKVGMMWREAGLSWKEFLPEGQDVSAFVADQKVEYTLGEESEAPGQRMLSSEELNRQLEKLLKEGSSNQRVFDWIEANLSEQQVASNTLVRALMTTVCYSAIIFETPLRVDVAVLKARAKLLQKYLCDEQKELQALYALQALVVTLEQPANLLRMFFDALYDEDVVKEDAFYSWESSKDPAEQQGKGVALKSVTAFFKWLREAEEEESDHN